Genomic segment of Salvia hispanica cultivar TCC Black 2014 chromosome 2, UniMelb_Shisp_WGS_1.0, whole genome shotgun sequence:
CAAGGTCGTGTCTGTTGACACCACAGGAAGTGGGGTGAAGTTGACCCTTGAGCCATCAGCTGGTGGCGAGCAGACCACACTCGAGGCTGATGTTGTTCTGGTTTCTGCTGGAAGAACACCTTTCACTGCTGGACTCCAGTTGGAGAAGATAGGGGTTGAAACTGACAAGATCGGGCGCATCTTGGTGAATGAGAAGTTTGCCACTAACGTGCCAGGAGTATATGCAATTGGTGATGTAATTCCCGGACCTATGTTGGCTCACAAAGCTGAAGAAGATGGTGTTGCATGTGTAGAGTATATTGCTGGGAAGGAGGGTCACGTGGACTACGACTTGGTCCCAGGAGTTGTGTACACACACCCTGAGGTGGCATCAGTGGGGAAAACTGAGGAGCAGGTGAAGACCCTTGGAGTCGAATATCGCGTGGGGAAGTTTCCTTTGTTGGCAAACAGCAGAGCCAAGGCAATTGATGACGCAGAGGGACTGGTGAAAATAATTGCTGAGAAGGAGAGCGACAAGATTTTGGGAGTCCACATTATGGCACCGAATGCTGGGGAGCTAATTCATGAAGCTGCTTTGGCTTTGGCGTATGGAGCATCCAGCGAAGACATTGCCCGAACATGCCATGCTCATCCAACAATGAGTGAAGCATTGAAGGAGGCAGCCATGGCCACTTTCGACAAACCCATTCACATTTAGAAACCGACACACCCATGGAATCTCGTCTTATTCTGTTTTTTCCataattaattccaagagttgtTGATTGGAGCTACAACATACTCTCGTGATCAACTTGATAAATGATTGAACTATATTTCCTCAGTTTTCATTTCATATGGTTTCGGTGCTTTGTACTTGAATGCTTCTGCATTATGATGTAATAACATCACGAGCTGTGTAAATTTTGAGCTTTTTCAGCTCTCAAAggttttcattttctcaaaacattaaatttacTGCTAGTCTTGTTAGATATGCATATTCAATAAATTCCTAAGTTGAAGCTACACTAGCTCAGCCAAGAAATTAGATTTGTGACATTTGGAACATGTTACATGGTAAATCAATATCCAAATTAACACTCATATAATAATATCCATTGCTCTGTCCCAACCAAGAAACAGAAGCAGAGAAGGCAAGCAAGTATTACAAAACTACAAGCCAAAAGTAACTTATTAACTGGAATGTATAATCATCAGAAGACAATCAAGCTTGAAGCAAAGGTGAAGCTACAAAAGGAACAATCTTTGAAGTTTGAACACATTACATTATTCTACAAAGCCACAAGACAGAAGTGAAGTCTCACTGGAAGGCTGCTAAAGATTCAAACTTCGACTTTTGTGGGCTTGTAATCAACAACAATGAGCTTCTCAAGCAGGGTTAGTAATTTGTTTCCAAACACAACATGGTCTGGATGGGAAATATATTCAGCAATCCCTTGTGTGCTTTCGAAGGTTGATTCAAAGATATGGGTGAAGCCTTGATGCATGTTTTCGATGCTCACATCTTTACTCCTGTCACGAACCACAAACCCAACTCAATCTCAACTTCAACAATATATAACCAAGGAAGATACTTCATGTTTCTCAGAAAAGTTGAAGCAAGTGCCCAACCCGAGAGGCCAGGCCTACAAACTAATATAAACCACAAATTACATCAAACACCAGCATTCTCTTTTAGTTTAGTTACACtttacatacaaaatgtttcaccgctatttcaaattagtacaaaaagcttaaagtttaaacaaatcacaaaaagttatattaatgttttaaattgCTAGCACAAATTGTGAATTTTCATCTTTCAGCTGAAGCACGCCACGATCCAGAATTCTAGAGCAATATCTACACATGAATCAAATGtaacctctttttttttttttttttattataattggTTCACATATAACTCAAGTCAAATCCCTAGCTAGTgtatataatagaaaaatgaagaagtaATTCCTAATTAGGCAGATATAGGGTGTTTCGAAGATACTGAAAAGTTGAAATCGTTACCATCGGAAGGCCTTCATGGAAGGAACAAGATTGACAAGGTTGGCGTACTCTTTGATGCATTCATCAATTTGTTGTTCGGATAAGCCATCGTTGAACTTTGCAAGCAGTATGTGCTTCACTTCCCCCTTGCTTTCCTCCATAGCTAGTCACAGAGGAAATGTTGCGTGTGTGGTTGAGGTGCGAGTATCTGATCCTTATAAAGGTTACGGAGGACACATTGGTGGACACgtcaatttttatttggccacaaccaaaaaataaaataaaaaaaattgtcggTAGCAATAGTcgtcaattttttgttttatcaattgattatatattttaattcaactaaaactaaaattatcggactgaaaataatcgataattttagtaaaaaggCATAAATTCATTAGAAATAtgtgaaaatttataaaattatgctCCATCTACTCCATACTAAAATTAACAGCCCAGAGCCCATTTGACCACCTACAAATAAAATCGTCTTCTTCATTCTTCTTAAATGTTTCtggttcatcttcttcaacaaataAGTTCTTTCTTCTCCATAAATCAGGTATATCTCTAAAATGGAGTGGTGTGAAAATAATGAAAGGGAATTGgtgtatatatagaaataaagaagaaaaatttaaaaaatataaaggttGAAATTCGGCTCCCGTCCGTCGCGGCCCTCCCCGCCTCTATACAGTAGACCGCCGTGGCATActattaaagaaataatattaaagtgCTTCATcgttcaaaataatactcattcCATTCTGTGGTAGaggagacatttcttttgtaatttaagaaaaattataagtgggttaagtaaaataagaactaagcatgaaatgaataaaaggtagaaatatgaaaagagaatacaataaagtaataaaagagtaaagtagatgaagagagaataagataaagtaatagaaatagtaaagtaggtgagaagaaatttattaacttttaCTAAATAGAATATACGAAGTAACAAAATGACTGCACTAATGTTG
This window contains:
- the LOC125204818 gene encoding stress-response A/B barrel domain-containing protein HS1-like, encoding MEESKGEVKHILLAKFNDGLSEQQIDECIKEYANLVNLVPSMKAFRWSKDVSIENMHQGFTHIFESTFESTQGIAEYISHPDHVVFGNKLLTLLEKLIVVDYKPTKVEV